The genome window CATGTTCTGTGCGGGACGTGGAGCTTCGGGCTCATCACTTTCCCCATCCAAAGAACATTGCCTTAGCCCACCTAGAGAACCGCACATTGGGCTCATTCCGGCTGGTGGCCTTGCTGGTGGACACGGCTTAGGCATAAGAGCTGGTACTGAGCTGGTATCACTTGGTGCGATTCTTTTCGCATACTCGAGGATCGATATTTCCGGCATCATGTGATATTGAGACGTTGGTGGTCCGGCCATACTGTTCATTCCGGGGCTTTGTCGGGCCCCATAGCCCATAATGCTGGAGGAGCCGGAGGTAGAACCGCAGGATgaagtctcatcatcactgacGTTGTTGAGGAGCTCGTCAATGTCTATCTCGTCAAAGAGTGCCTTGTAATGGTTCATCTTCTGCTCCTCGACAGTTTGGGCAGGCTGATTTTCCGAGACTGCTACGAAGCTCGTCCACTTGCTAGTAATGGAGTATGTAGTGCCAATATACTCTGCATTTGTTTTGGCAATCTGAGTCTCGCCTGTTACCCGCTTGGTCTCATCCTGTAGATCCAGTAGAGTTGACTTAGCGACCAAGCGATGGATTGTTCCATCATTGCCTGGGGCTTGCTCGATGGGTAGTTCATAGGTTTTCTTCTTCGCACCGGCTGTTGTTGTGTTTATGGTAACAGTCTTGGGGAGCTCTCCACCGCGGCGGAGATCGATCAAGAATGAAATTGAGGCGAAGCTGAATGGATGGAGTGATGAGATTGGAAAAGGGCCCTGGACGTATGGGGTCTTGTGACTTTCCGCAGGGGTCTGCTGCTCTAGCTCGTAATCAACCAGACTCTTCCGCTCAAATCCGCTACCGAGGTCAATATCACAACTCCAACTGTTCGGTTCCAGAGCCGACTTTAGAAGACGGTTCAATCGATCATGCCATCTTGGGGTCTGCGTAGTATGGACTACATCACTGTAGCCACCACCACACTCCGCGATACTCTCGACCAGACGATGAGACACTTCATCGCCGATACCTAGGGCAAAGAACCGAAGACTGTCTCCGAATAGCTGACGTTTTTTCCAGATGAACTGTATAGAGTCTTCCGGCTCTAGTTCACCATCTGTGAGAATAATGATCTGCGTTGATCCTCTATCTTGAACCCGCCGCTTCAAGGTGGACTCCAATGCACGAAGGAGATCTGTTCCTCCCATGTCAGCTTCAACCTGAGACACGTAGGTCTTGGCTTCTCTAATGTTCTCTTTGGTATGAGGCCGCGAAGTCTCCCATAGACCCATTGTTGCTGAGCCCCAGGAGATAACATTGAAGACACATGTAGATGGTATGCCGGAAAGAGCTAGAAGCATTGCTTCGCGCATGACATCGATCTTTCGTGCTCCGGTGTGACGTCTGTCATAGTCTGGTGAACCGTTTGTCCATCCCATAGATGCAGATTGATCAAGAAGGAACAGAATTTCGCCAGTGAATGATTGGGGAATAATGGAGTTCCGGAAGAGATCGTTCGGTCGGATGTGtaccatcatggctgcgAGGCCTTTGTCATCTACGGGACAGGCGATGGCTCGAGACTTGATTTGATGGCCCTCGTTCATCTGAACGACAAACACAAAGTCTTTTCTTAGAACGGCTGGCTCAGATACATGGTGCCAAACATAGTAGTTTTTAGGTGCTGAATCCTTTTCTGACAAGTTGGAGTATTCGCCAGGCCTGGAACCTTCAAACTGAAGGAGGTGACCTGACTCCTCATCACAACCTTCATGGTTGACTTTCCCATTGTCAAGGACCCGGATCCACAAGTCAAGCCTCTCCTCTGGTACCCTTGATGCTGGCTCCCACTCAATCGGTGCTTTACTCTATCGTGGAGCGATTGACATGGGGATAGTGAGAGCTATGCCCTCTGTCGCTTCCGATTCCATCATGACGACCTTGAGCTCTTGCACGTACGTGATCCTGATCTCCACGGTCGTGTTCGCTGGAATGTTTCCAAGGGACGTCTCAAAGATCTCAGGCGTATGCTCCTCCAACAATGCTGGGGCTGCCACTTTATCACGAATTCCTTCTTCAAATTCTTTCCGTGCTTGCACCTTCGGCTTGACGACGCCTCTGACGCGGCGCTCATCTCCAATGGTGCATTCGAAAGACGTGATAACAGCCCCATCGTAGAGAGGGAACACGTGCTTGGCagcgtcgatgatgatgtcagAAGGATTGTGAAACTTCTGCACCAATTCTGTATGAGCGACCGTACCATCCACAGTCGCCGTCAAAGACACACTAAGCATCGGTAGACATAGTGTCACCTCGGGTATTTTCGGCGCCGCTGTTTCCACTTCGGTCTCGGGGTATGGTGATATTGAGTAAGGCCTGTATTCATTTCCAATGCCACGGGTGCCTCTAACCGGTGTGAAGGAGCTAATATCATCGTATGGCTCGTCATAAGGCGTCGCCTTTGCTATCCAGGGAGAAAAGTGATCGAGGCCACGACCTTGGACTTTTCTCTTGGGCTTTCTCCGTCGGGTTATGGGTGTATCGTCACCCCAACCTCCCTCGGGCCTGGTCATCAAGTTGCCTGGGGCTGAGAATATGACGCCCGATTTGAGTCGTTGGGTGAAGACGTGACGGCTAGCCATTTTGCACAAGAGTCGCCGATTTCAAGTCTGTAGTATGAGTTGTTAAACATCAACTAGAGTTGTTTGAATGTGATAGAGGTCTGTTCACTTGTTTGTATCTATAGACCTGCACTGCTTACTCTGTACATGAAGCATCGCCACCATGCATGTGACTAAAGATTTTCAACCCCCATGTCGCAGCTGCAGTGCTTGCCTGAGTAAGACGGATTTAACATGGGTAGGTGGGTTGCAGATAATCGCTCAAGGGTGCGTGAAATTGAGCCTTGAGAGCATGACTATTCAATCTCTCAAGATATACTTTGCATCTCACCGACGAATCATATATTCAATTcgaaaagtataatataattatctaGTTCATAAACATCTTAGTTTGGATCTGATCTATTGATCTGGATGAGTTTGGCGCAAGTGGAGGGCCTCGCGATTGTGTGATGAACGTGCATAATGCATGCATGATGAGGGGTTGAGTGGTCTGACCAGCGGGGTTACTACCAATCATGATATAGAATGCTTGCGCTAAGATATGCGGGTGACCGCAGATTCAGTACGTAGGCGTGCTGCCTTTCGACGAGGAGGGAGGATGCATTGTGTTTATTCATCAACAAGGCTCGTTCTAAGTCTATTCCGAACGTTGTTGTCTGCTATcaactgagaagaagaggccatTAAGCCAATAGTGAtagcaaaagaaaagaaagccaGGTCCAGTGCCTTTCCACCAGAAGAGCCAATACCATTCGTCCCTCAGAATAAGGCGTAGATATAGTAAAGTTAGACTAACCCCCCTAACTTAGGCCAGATAGTCcccctattaatataaaaaaagcaggTTAGAAAATCTAATATTTAGATTATCCCTTAATTAAtctaattaattataatttataaaatataatttaatttaaagccttttcttttaaaaccttttattttatttttttttactttttttattatattaatttatattttattaataaattatatataatataaatatataataaatatattactttttaatatctttttaagttttaaagctattttattaaagtaagatatattaaatcttattaaaaataatataattatatataataaaatataagccttatagtaattactttaacttaaagactttaatacttttaaaaaggaaatattttatatatatttttaatagctaatactctttaaatatattactaatatatttaaaatatatttaatatatataaataacttaatatatatatatttatattattaaactcttttaacttaagtaaatataataataaaaaaaatataattaaagtaaagagttttatatttataaagattatattaatataatttataaatataataaatagtattacttatagtattaagtaaataagcttaaaaagtaaaaaagtaaaaagactatttataataattaggatttttaaataggtaaactagtctatactaagtttatatttataaaatatataaagtattatattaagtatattattttaaagttatatctcttaatagttaataatataagtaaagcttattaaaataaagaagtattattaatagctagtaagctaagttttatttattattaaataaatatatatatattaaaggtaatttaagaaaattattaaagtaattagattatagtaatcctagattatagtagtttttaaagtattataatcttatttataaattaatctaGTTTTAATTAgtctatagctattaagggctaatattttatataagtttttataaggtatatataatataattactagggttataatattatttaagtaaattaataaattaataagttattaattatatattacttatatattattaatatatattaaactctttataatactatttatataaaaagtaatttttcctaacttactatatacttaacttttttataaaatataaaatacttatattaaaagtattaatatataagtattaaagcc of Fusarium musae strain F31 chromosome 5, whole genome shotgun sequence contains these proteins:
- a CDS encoding hypothetical protein (EggNog:ENOG41) encodes the protein MASRHVFTQRLKSGVIFSAPGNLMTRPEGGWGDDTPITRRRKPKRKVQGRGLDHFSPWIAKATPYDEPYDDISSFTPVRGTRGIGNEYRPYSISPYPETEVETAAPKIPEVTLCLPMLSVSLTATVDGTVAHTELVQKFHNPSDIIIDAAKHVFPLYDGAVITSFECTIGDERRVRGVVKPKVQARKEFEEGIRDKVAAPALLEEHTPEIFETSLGNIPANTTVEIRITPGEYSNLSEKDSAPKNYYVWHHVSEPAVLRKDFVFVVQMNEGHQIKSRAIACPVDDKGLAAMMVHIRPNDLFRNSIIPQSFTGEILFLLDQSASMGWTNGSPDYDRRHTGARKIDVMREAMLLALSGIPSTCVFNVISWGSATMGLWETSRPHTKENIREAKTYVSQVEADMGGTDLLRALESTLKRRVQDRGSTQIIILTDGELEPEDSIQFIWKKRQLFGDSLRFFALGIGDEVSHRLVESIAECGGGYSDVVHTTQTPRWHDRLNRLLKSALEPNSWSCDIDLGSGFERKSLVDYELEQQTPAESHKTPYVQGPFPISSLHPFSFASISFLIDLRRGGELPKTVTINTTTAGAKKKTYELPIEQAPGNDGTIHRLVAKSTLLDLQDETKRVTGETQIAKTNAEYIGTTYSITSKWTSFVAVSENQPAQTVEEQKMNHYKALFDEIDIDELLNNVSDDETSSCGSTSGSSSIMGYGARQSPGMNSMAGPPTSQYHMMPEISILEYAKRIAPSDTSSVPALMPKPCPPARPPAGMSPMCGSLGGLRQCSLDGESDEPEAPRPAQNMSDPVQIKVQGSVDRITDRSLRISDRSNEVPGPSPYEDLEAQTASDVRIPTRERVQDNSPVSTYADFPLYPNDSDWHEAPRLDRSRADTTDDSQSDLPAPIEEYTLARKAAAVTNALINAEAQKKAVPASKACRVNTYSGNRRPQLPKDYAYDGRPDGDACHGSQSQNAAQEALAASDSDGRALESANSATPPVPYAPPIPSGQFLRPRSIATSERLRERVIRLERFPQADVDDESMDPPRANRGFAITTGIIKQGEQHESDDDGTGERMEVSGQIELVQRNAAALVGGFDDDGPWDEVSELPSSTPKGLPIEACGDESYNFEAGAELVTNMSSRARGLSPGGAAERLQPPGATSRYISPGQALSSQAHSLPKDYGWEPQFAHETVPGGPKFPTYKAMPIPNTRFQDFFTGRSVKQRRGASNRWGSDYDSDDSSMSRGISEPSSSQSNVFGPLDWQFAMECQDGQGLFDLYEKRPSLHLHFCPETATKFGLRISELLSNSSTPEEERDDVSARILDTLMMIECYKTHRAQEEDTWDLMMERARDAVISLLRLPIEIEERALEALGGQFRGAMMHAHYVAATGVKDSENDDSSVETMTCPACDVYVFETCLLRGDTDIRWWIVRYPTAVSSDTSARSSWFMLLVDKKIA